CGCCGTCCGCGGCGATGATCCGAGACGCGCCGAGCCTGCGGGCACGATCCAACCGGCTCCCCGCGAAGTCGACGACCGTCACGTCCACGTCGGCCAGATGCTGGAGTCCTGCCAGCACGAACGTCCCGATCGCGCCGGCTCCGATCAGCACGACCCGATCCCCCGAACGCACGCCGGCCCGGCGTGCCGCGTGCAACCCCACGGCGAGCGGCTGCGCGAGTCCCGCGGCGTCGTCACCGAGCGTGTCCGGAATATGCACCAGGGTGTCGGCGGCGACGGCGACGAGCTCCGCCATACCGCCCTCGACATTGAGACCGTGCGTGCGGTACCGCTCGCACAGGTTGGTGCGGCCCTCGACGCATCGAGCGCAGGTGCCGCAGGACACCCCGGCGCCGGAGGCCACGCGGTCGCCGGGCGCGAACCGCGCGTCGTCGCTCTCGAGCACCTCGCCGATGAACTCGTGGCCGAGGATCAGCGGGCCGTGATGCCCGCTGTGCGGGTGGGTCCGATGCACCGGAAAGATGTTGGGTCCCGATTTCCACTCCGACGCGTCGGTCCCGCAGACCCCGCTCCGGGTCACCCGGATCAGCACCTCGCCCGGCCCGGGAGCGGGAGCAGCGACCTGCTCGATCCGCACATCACCTGCGCCGTAGTAGACGGCGGCCTTCATCTGCGTTGCCATGATCCTGCAGCCTATTCCTCGCCCCGGCCCCACACCGTGTTGAGGTGCGACTGCGAGTCGCGCAGCGTCGACAGGTCGAATCCGACCGCGTGGTACTTCGGACCCGCGACGAGCAGTTCTTCGGCCGGGAACTTGGTGATGACCTCGCAGCCGTCCGCGGTCACGACGACCTCCTCCTCGATGCGCGCCGCTCCGATCCCGTCGGCCGACGGCCAGTAGGTCTCGAGGGCGAAGACCATGCCCTCCTTGAGCTCCTCCGGGTGGTCGAACGAGACGAGCCGCGAGAAGATGGGCTTCTCCCAGATCGACAGGCCCACGCCGTGCCCGTACTGCAGCGCGAAGGCCGCCTCCTCGTTCGGGAACCCGAACTCCTCCGCCTTCGGCCAGACCGCGACGATGTCGGCGGTGGTCGCTCCCGGGCGCACGAGCGCGATCGCCCGATCCATGTACTCGCGGGCGCGCTTGTAGGCGTCGTTCTGCGCGCGGCTCGCGGAGCCGACGGCGAAGGTCCGGTAGTAGCAGGTGCGGTACCCCTGATGGCTGTGCAGGATGTCGAAGAACGCGGGATCGCCCGGCCGGATCAACCGGTCGGAGAACACGTGCGGGTGCGGGGAGCACCGTTCGCCCGAGATCGCGTTGACCCCCTCGACGTACTCCGATCCGAGGTCGTAGAGCACTTTGGAGACGAGCC
Above is a genomic segment from Leucobacter rhizosphaerae containing:
- a CDS encoding zinc-dependent alcohol dehydrogenase; the protein is MATQMKAAVYYGAGDVRIEQVAAPAPGPGEVLIRVTRSGVCGTDASEWKSGPNIFPVHRTHPHSGHHGPLILGHEFIGEVLESDDARFAPGDRVASGAGVSCGTCARCVEGRTNLCERYRTHGLNVEGGMAELVAVAADTLVHIPDTLGDDAAGLAQPLAVGLHAARRAGVRSGDRVVLIGAGAIGTFVLAGLQHLADVDVTVVDFAGSRLDRARRLGASRIIAADGADVESEIAELQGGIDIVIEASGARGQLNRAIGLARDGGTVLQVGLPTGLQEVDIHQLVFREITIRTTLAHVCADDMPDALSILASTGLAGEMLDSVRSLEELPAQLDRLATGQLEGKVLFDPRV